A genomic window from Deltaproteobacteria bacterium includes:
- the def gene encoding peptide deformylase: MIREILHYPDPRLKQLAGPVENITGNLVQLVDDMVQTMYDAPGIGLAAVQLGIPQRIIVLDVNHEEPGKDLIKLINPVITAREGEVIWEEGCLSVIDYTAEVKRSAKVEVKAWTPDEKEIVLQAEELFAVALQHELDHLDGKLFIDRISRLKKELYARRVNKLLREGRPLEPSPKKSAAI; encoded by the coding sequence ATGATCAGAGAAATTCTTCACTATCCTGACCCGCGCCTCAAACAACTTGCCGGACCAGTAGAGAACATCACCGGAAATCTCGTGCAACTGGTCGATGACATGGTACAAACGATGTACGATGCTCCAGGGATTGGCCTTGCTGCGGTGCAGCTTGGTATTCCGCAGCGTATTATCGTGCTTGATGTCAATCACGAAGAACCAGGGAAGGATCTTATCAAGCTTATTAACCCCGTCATCACTGCTCGTGAAGGAGAGGTTATCTGGGAAGAAGGATGTTTGAGCGTTATCGACTACACTGCGGAGGTCAAGCGTTCGGCAAAGGTTGAGGTCAAAGCCTGGACCCCGGATGAGAAAGAAATTGTTCTCCAAGCGGAAGAACTCTTTGCCGTCGCTCTTCAGCATGAACTTGATCACCTTGATGGCAAGTTATTCATTGATCGTATTAGTCGTCTGAAAAAAGAACTCTACGCTAGACGGGTGAACAAGCTGTTGCGTGAAGGGCGACCGCTTGAGCCGTCGCCCAAAAAATCAGCCGCGATCTAA
- the priA gene encoding primosomal protein N', with the protein MLNSEKTSLPLFAAVALPFSTVSTGELTYHVPESLTPRITLGACVIVPVGSRKTTGIVTALLPSVDTLKGKNIKDILDIVEEDIVFSEDMMRLWRWSASYYLTSLGEMLSTILPSGLRSESDRIVKLTKTKREKKSRGVTTETMPTPGEENPALSELSATEQEVVAFLHTKVRVTTKMLKRHFSSLNVSKVLQRLEANGIVEVREHLPQRRRSPQVEIVQHAVVDEDADTETALVLSDAQTRALEEIHAAVRAARFQTFLLYGVTGSGKTEVYLQAAQQVVETGKSVLLLVPEIALTSQLVERVEQRFGAQVAVLHSGLVASARWAEWRRIARGEARVVVGVRSAVFAPMQQLGLVIVDEEHDAAYKQQDGVRYNARDLAVMRGQLVSCPVILGSATPSLESYVNGQTARYTILTLPERVESRLLPTIDIVDLKKERLHEGGDAIFSPLLRQAIVENYQAGKQSLLFVNRRGYANYLQCRVCGDVVSCKQCSVTLTFHLKGRMLRCHYCGFAQPAFDQCPTCQESSLTGTGFGTEQVEEALRRFLPEARTARLDRDSVSRRGSLGRIIKAWRAHEFDVLIGTQMVAKGHDVPGVTLVGVLRADSSLHFPDFRAAERTFQVLTQVAGRAGRGSESGRVILQTYLPQHYSVRLAARQDFLHFATHELRYRKQLGYPPFVRIVCIRCEGRDGEKVRDSVEKVTEHLVANMQGIQGDLPLILGPAPAPLERLNGRERWHVLIKGGDRRTLHAIVRKTAEELRQQIRAAGVRLVVDVDPYDML; encoded by the coding sequence ATGTTAAATTCGGAAAAAACTTCTTTGCCACTTTTTGCTGCGGTCGCACTGCCTTTTTCGACTGTTTCTACTGGTGAATTGACCTACCATGTACCTGAATCTCTCACGCCACGAATAACTCTAGGAGCGTGTGTAATTGTTCCTGTAGGTAGCAGAAAAACAACGGGAATTGTAACTGCTCTCCTGCCCTCAGTCGATACACTCAAAGGAAAAAACATAAAGGATATTCTTGATATAGTTGAAGAAGACATTGTTTTTTCTGAAGACATGATGCGCCTATGGCGATGGAGTGCAAGTTACTACCTCACTTCACTTGGCGAGATGTTGAGTACGATACTCCCTAGCGGATTACGCAGTGAGAGTGATCGAATCGTCAAGCTTACGAAAACAAAGAGAGAGAAAAAATCTCGGGGTGTGACTACGGAAACCATGCCTACTCCAGGTGAAGAGAATCCGGCACTCAGTGAACTCTCCGCTACTGAACAGGAAGTTGTCGCATTCCTTCATACAAAAGTTCGGGTGACGACGAAAATGCTTAAGCGGCATTTTTCGTCCCTTAATGTGAGCAAAGTTCTTCAGCGTCTTGAAGCGAACGGTATTGTCGAAGTTCGCGAGCATTTGCCTCAGCGTCGCCGCTCTCCGCAAGTGGAGATAGTGCAGCATGCTGTTGTTGACGAAGATGCAGACACAGAGACTGCACTCGTTCTGTCTGACGCGCAAACGCGCGCACTAGAAGAGATTCATGCTGCTGTACGTGCGGCACGCTTTCAGACGTTCTTGTTGTATGGCGTAACGGGCAGTGGAAAAACTGAAGTGTATCTCCAAGCTGCGCAGCAAGTCGTTGAGACAGGGAAAAGTGTGCTCCTGCTCGTTCCAGAGATTGCACTGACATCGCAGTTAGTCGAAAGAGTTGAGCAACGTTTTGGTGCGCAGGTAGCAGTGTTGCATAGTGGCCTGGTTGCAAGTGCGCGCTGGGCTGAGTGGAGACGGATTGCACGAGGAGAAGCGCGAGTTGTTGTGGGAGTACGCTCTGCGGTATTTGCGCCAATGCAGCAACTCGGACTTGTCATTGTCGATGAGGAGCATGACGCTGCCTACAAACAGCAAGATGGCGTACGCTATAATGCACGCGACCTCGCTGTGATGCGCGGGCAACTTGTGTCCTGTCCTGTCATTCTCGGATCAGCGACGCCATCGCTTGAGAGTTATGTCAACGGACAAACCGCGCGCTACACAATACTAACCCTACCTGAACGAGTCGAATCGCGTCTGCTGCCGACGATTGATATCGTTGATCTGAAGAAAGAACGGCTACACGAAGGGGGAGATGCCATCTTCTCCCCACTGCTGAGGCAAGCTATCGTCGAGAACTACCAGGCTGGCAAGCAGAGCTTGCTGTTCGTCAACCGTCGTGGGTACGCGAACTACTTGCAGTGTCGAGTGTGTGGAGACGTTGTCTCCTGTAAGCAGTGTAGCGTAACGCTCACCTTTCACCTCAAGGGTCGCATGTTGCGTTGTCATTACTGTGGTTTTGCTCAGCCAGCGTTCGATCAGTGTCCTACCTGTCAAGAATCTTCCCTTACCGGTACGGGATTTGGCACTGAGCAAGTAGAAGAGGCATTACGCCGCTTTCTTCCCGAGGCCAGAACCGCGCGATTAGACCGTGATAGTGTGAGCCGTCGCGGGTCCCTCGGCCGCATCATTAAAGCCTGGCGAGCACATGAGTTCGATGTGCTCATCGGGACACAGATGGTTGCTAAGGGACATGACGTGCCAGGGGTGACACTGGTCGGAGTGTTACGTGCAGACAGTTCTCTTCACTTTCCAGATTTTCGTGCGGCTGAGCGGACCTTTCAAGTGTTGACGCAAGTTGCTGGGCGGGCAGGGCGGGGGAGTGAAAGTGGTCGCGTGATTCTTCAGACCTATCTCCCCCAGCATTATAGTGTTCGACTTGCTGCCCGCCAGGATTTTCTCCACTTTGCGACGCACGAACTCCGCTATCGCAAACAACTTGGATACCCGCCATTTGTCCGCATCGTGTGTATTCGCTGTGAAGGACGAGATGGAGAAAAGGTCAGGGACTCTGTGGAGAAGGTGACTGAGCACCTAGTTGCGAATATGCAAGGAATACAAGGTGACCTCCCTCTTATACTTGGGCCCGCTCCTGCGCCGCTCGAACGTCTGAACGGACGAGAACGTTGGCATGTGTTGATCAAAGGTGGAGATCGCCGCACCTTACACGCTATCGTACGAAAAACCGCTGAAGAATTACGGCAACAAATTCGTGCTGCTGGCGTGCGTCTCGTCGTTGATGTTGATCCGTACGACATGTTATAG
- the aroC gene encoding chorismate synthase → MLRFFTAGESHGPCLTAIVEGVPAGVPVDVVTINHDLARRQQGYGRGGRMKIEKDEVKILSGVRWGESLGSPITLVIDNKDWKNWEKRMSPFAEDRDDTKTVTRPRPGHADLAGVQKYNHKDVRNVLERASARETTARVAVGGLAKCLLRPFDIHVRGYVAEIGGIVADHKRLTAEEIFTRAEVSSVRMADPAAEEQVVNLIDQYKKQGDTLGGVVEVIATGLPPGLGSYVHWDRKLDGRLGHALLSLQAAKGVEIGLGFGTARLPGSQVHDEISFEPQRRFVRHSNNSGGTEGGMSTSEPLRVRVAFKPLSTLMRPLHSVDLVSKEPVEATIERSDVCAIPAAAVIAEGVVAYVVAQALVEKFSGDSLIEMKRNYQGYLEQVQQL, encoded by the coding sequence ATGCTCCGTTTCTTTACCGCCGGCGAATCTCATGGTCCCTGTTTGACGGCGATTGTTGAAGGTGTTCCAGCAGGAGTACCGGTTGATGTTGTAACGATAAATCATGACTTAGCGCGACGACAGCAAGGCTATGGCCGCGGCGGGCGCATGAAGATCGAGAAAGATGAGGTCAAGATTCTCTCGGGAGTGCGATGGGGAGAAAGTTTAGGGTCTCCGATTACTCTCGTGATCGACAACAAGGATTGGAAAAATTGGGAGAAACGCATGTCACCATTTGCTGAGGATCGGGATGACACGAAAACAGTTACCCGTCCGCGACCAGGACATGCTGATCTTGCCGGAGTACAGAAATATAATCACAAAGACGTACGAAATGTGCTCGAACGGGCAAGTGCACGCGAGACGACTGCCCGCGTTGCAGTAGGTGGGCTGGCAAAGTGTCTCCTCCGTCCATTTGACATTCACGTGAGGGGGTATGTTGCCGAAATTGGTGGTATTGTGGCTGACCACAAGCGACTCACCGCAGAAGAGATTTTTACCCGAGCTGAAGTATCTTCGGTGAGAATGGCTGATCCAGCAGCGGAAGAACAGGTAGTGAACCTGATCGACCAATATAAAAAACAAGGAGATACGCTTGGTGGAGTGGTTGAAGTGATAGCAACTGGGTTACCACCTGGGCTTGGCAGTTACGTGCACTGGGACAGGAAACTCGACGGGCGACTGGGTCACGCATTACTGAGTCTACAGGCGGCAAAAGGTGTAGAAATTGGTCTTGGGTTTGGCACAGCGCGATTACCAGGGTCACAGGTTCATGATGAAATTTCCTTTGAGCCACAGAGAAGATTCGTCCGTCACAGCAATAACTCAGGGGGCACTGAGGGAGGAATGAGCACGAGTGAGCCGCTGCGCGTGCGGGTGGCGTTTAAACCACTCTCAACGCTGATGCGACCGTTACACTCAGTTGATCTCGTCAGTAAAGAGCCGGTTGAAGCGACAATTGAGCGTTCGGATGTCTGCGCTATTCCCGCGGCGGCGGTCATAGCAGAGGGTGTTGTTGCGTACGTTGTCGCTCAGGCATTGGTAGAAAAGTTTAGTGGTGATTCTTTGATCGAGATGAAACGAAATTACCAAGGCTACCTCGAACAGGTACAACAATTGTAG
- a CDS encoding shikimate kinase, with amino-acid sequence MGTGKSAVGRRVAAHLGRQFFDTDTLIEKETKTSIPNIFAEHGEAHFRTLEKAAIEQVCRKQEVVIATGGGAIVNEENAERLKENGILICLTATPEVILARVQGNADRPLLQGENPLEKIRSLLTTRAEAYARADVTIDTSELDIDRVVEKIVSLVKATQ; translated from the coding sequence ATGGGAACAGGCAAAAGTGCGGTGGGAAGGAGAGTCGCGGCCCATTTGGGGCGTCAGTTTTTCGATACTGACACCCTCATTGAAAAGGAGACCAAGACGTCCATCCCCAACATCTTTGCCGAGCATGGAGAAGCACATTTTCGCACTCTAGAGAAAGCTGCGATTGAACAGGTCTGCCGCAAGCAAGAAGTGGTCATTGCAACTGGAGGCGGAGCGATAGTCAACGAAGAGAATGCCGAGCGGTTAAAGGAAAACGGGATTCTCATTTGTCTGACTGCCACCCCAGAAGTGATTCTCGCACGCGTGCAGGGGAATGCTGATCGCCCACTTCTCCAGGGAGAGAATCCGCTAGAAAAGATCCGGTCGCTGCTTACGACCCGTGCTGAAGCATATGCGAGGGCAGATGTGACTATCGATACGTCAGAACTCGATATTGATCGCGTGGTAGAAAAGATTGTCTCTCTGGTAAAAGCAACACAGTAA
- a CDS encoding 3-dehydroquinate synthase, producing the protein MKTVTVNLGPRSYPILIGTDLLANAGCFLRKHGLRPGSVAIVTDSVVGPLYQKTLTDALVQAEFSPVVIEIPAGEEHKNLTWLSFVYDKLIAGGIERSSPLIALGGGVVGDLTGFAAATFQRGVPFVQIPTTLLAQVDASVGGKTAVDHPAGKNLIGAFYQPRLVIIDVSTLQTLPEREFRAGLAEVIKYGVILSPGLFALLEQRLDSLLRLDSALLSEVITTCCQLKARVVEEDETEGDYRAILNFGHTLGHAIENATGYTQYLHGEAVAIGMVFAASLSQQRGFCSDGLCQRLCQLLKKAGLPVIIPSTVKSETLVAGMATDKKVAAGKVKFVGIEELGKTRFENLTVREIGAYL; encoded by the coding sequence ATGAAAACAGTGACAGTAAATCTTGGTCCACGTTCATATCCAATCCTGATTGGAACAGATCTGCTTGCTAACGCGGGCTGTTTCCTTCGCAAGCACGGATTGCGCCCTGGTTCTGTTGCTATCGTAACAGACTCCGTTGTCGGTCCACTGTACCAGAAGACGCTGACTGATGCGCTCGTACAAGCTGAGTTTTCACCAGTTGTTATCGAGATTCCTGCAGGTGAGGAGCATAAAAACCTGACATGGTTGTCATTCGTTTACGATAAACTCATCGCAGGGGGGATAGAACGGAGCTCACCACTCATCGCTCTCGGTGGTGGTGTCGTAGGAGATCTAACGGGATTCGCCGCAGCAACTTTTCAACGCGGAGTTCCGTTCGTACAAATTCCGACTACCCTTCTTGCTCAGGTTGACGCAAGCGTAGGAGGAAAAACAGCCGTCGATCATCCAGCTGGCAAGAACCTTATTGGCGCGTTCTATCAGCCGCGGCTCGTTATCATCGATGTCAGTACGTTACAGACACTTCCTGAGCGTGAGTTTCGTGCTGGCCTGGCTGAAGTGATCAAATATGGCGTTATTCTCAGTCCCGGTTTGTTTGCTTTACTGGAACAACGCTTAGACAGTTTGTTACGTCTCGATTCGGCGTTACTCTCGGAAGTCATCACAACGTGTTGTCAGTTGAAAGCACGGGTGGTCGAAGAGGATGAAACCGAAGGTGACTATCGTGCAATTTTGAATTTTGGCCATACGCTTGGCCACGCAATAGAGAATGCCACAGGCTATACGCAATATCTTCATGGTGAAGCAGTAGCGATTGGTATGGTCTTCGCAGCCTCACTTTCCCAGCAACGTGGATTCTGTAGTGACGGTTTGTGCCAACGTCTCTGCCAACTATTGAAAAAAGCTGGACTCCCTGTGATAATTCCATCAACAGTCAAAAGCGAAACTTTGGTTGCAGGAATGGCAACCGATAAGAAAGTCGCAGCGGGGAAAGTTAAGTTCGTAGGTATCGAAGAGTTAGGAAAAACGCGCTTCGAAAACCTCACAGTGAGGGAGATCGG